The following coding sequences lie in one Eremothecium sinecaudum strain ATCC 58844 chromosome IV, complete sequence genomic window:
- a CDS encoding HDL467Cp (Syntenic homolog of Ashbya gossypii ABL131C; Syntenic homolog of Saccharomyces cerevisiae YMR275C (BUL1) and YML111W (BUL2)), giving the protein MQDTNGSSESRQSMEAASRGRQRSSSPSLFFRRASSSSLLRFRNRARDDAIQPPGLGARSATSPMKADTSAGDGDDGLEPDAKLLDVLPSFQMYNVLHKHIPRGNVNADQHDLPPSYQESLDPAPGSGASGSASAGSLTPMRPGPFVNLQSVSTQHVNLSSSHIDNEPIQDDLDDQDYDNINIEKLYSLPKMLSPVEIDIRITKHPMKPNEKPEEESILKEYTSGNIINGYVVIENRSSQPLKFEMFYVTLEGYATVIDRLQGKRTVKRFLRMVDLSASWSYSSVDSSTGYDYPYGCKDYENCILGLNNTRILEPGVKYKKVFMFKFPMRLLDVACKHEQYSHCLVPPSFGIDKFKCNGKYSAIRTNPLLCYGHLGNKGSPILTNDLVSETLSINYAVDAKIVGKDPKTGKLNIMRENEYNVRFIPFGFCQPLLGERPPQKQLESLSALIEEKITALENVFRRLENNEMIRNHDIQSTDISGTIDSTFDIDHEGILRCKLRQLRKENRLDEAYSSYPLRNTKNLSSKDCTVESEFSYNIKSKQKKSKKHSLLASFSHDPKNTDKKDNLRSGIIVLSSSIPKDGLPYIQPPLLKKINKFENKNKHEQKNWKALLEPFTETETKILDKLTIRLKCIQSNNSTEHHPPDITSISTELVCLTTRSINSIPVKLDAQLLLSTEKVDSIKELHKKYFEKLKSLQERFDRDFIALNELYNLSRRPDTLRELTFSDFVTPQLMHDIECLANLKVDVRSLSHVFKDQMQTLKNPDAAEIRPGLISSTSSTLLSSTFSGHNSSSNAQQMALFRDQITHEWVQISEREYDRQIDVNLVLSQDIKETLVPTFESCLCSRMYCIKVNIKFEEHAGTASLQIPVRLRMLEA; this is encoded by the coding sequence ATGCAAGATACAAACGGTTCTTCTGAGTCTCGGCAGTCTATGGAGGCTGCTAGCCGTGGGCGGCAAAGGTCTTCGTCTCCTTCGTTGTTTTTTAGGAGGGCATCTTCATCTAGTTTACTAAGGTTCAGAAATAGGGCAAGAGACGACGCTATACAACCTCCAGGGCTAGGTGCTAGGAGTGCAACATCTCCAATGAAAGCAGATACTAGTGCGGGAGATGGTGATGATGGGTTGGAACCCGATGCAAAGCTTTTGGATGTTTTACCGTCATTTCAAATGTACAATGTGCTGCACAAACATATTCCTCGCGGAAATGTGAATGCAGACCAACACGACCTTCCTCCTAGCTATCAGGAGTCATTAGATCCAGCTCCTGGTAGTGGAGCTAGTGGAAGTGCTAGTGCTGGTAGCTTGACTCCAATGCGGCCGGGTCCATTTGTTAATTTACAATCTGTATCCACGCAGCATGTGAACTTGTCGTCGTCCCATATTGATAATGAACCTATTCAAGACGATCTTGATGATCAGGATTACGATAACATTAACATTGAAAAGTTATACAGCTTGCCGAAGATGTTGTCTCCAGTGGAGATTGACATCCGCATAACAAAGCATCCAATGAAGCCTAATGAGAAACCTGAAGAAGAATCAATTCTGAAGGAATATACATCGGGGAATATTATTAATGGCTACGTCGTTATTGAAAATAGGTCATCTCAGCCCCTTAAGTTTGAAATGTTCTATGTTACTCTTGAAGGGTATGCGACAGTTATAGACAGACTTCAAGGTAAGCGTACTGTTAAGAGATTCTTAAGGATGGTCGACCTTTCTGCTAGCTGGTCTTACTCTTCTGTCGACTCTTCTACGGGGTACGATTATCCATATGGCTGTAAAGATTATGAAAACTGTATCCTAGGTCTCAATAATACCAGAATTCTGGAACCTGGGGTGAAATACAAGAAAGTCTTCATGTTCAAGTTTCCAATGCGCTTACTCGATGTCGCCTGTAAGCATGAGCAATACTCACATTGCTTGGTTCCTCCAAGCTTTGGTATTGACAAATTCAAATGCAACGGTAAGTATTCGGCAATAAGAACTAATCCGTTACTATGTTATGGGCACTTGGGGAATAAAGGTTCTCCAATTCTGACAAACGACTTAGTGAGCGAAACTTTGTCCATAAATTACGCTGTGGATGCAAAAATTGTGGGTAAAGACCCTAAGACAGGGAAATTGAATATTATGCGTGAAAACGAATACAACGTTCGATTTATTCCATTTGGGTTCTGCCAGCCATTACTTGGGGAACGGCCTCCTCAAAAGCAATTGGAGTCATTATCTGCTCTAATAGAGGAAAAGATTACCGCCCTAGAAAACGTTTTTCGGAGACTTGAGAATAATGAGATGATTCGTAATCATGATATTCAAAGCACAGATATAAGCGGTACGATAGACTCAACTTTCGACATTGACCACGAGGGTATCCTTAGATGCAAATTACGGCAATTGAGGAAAGAAAATAGATTGGATGAAGCATATTCTTCTTATCCACTTAGAAATACAAAGAACTTGAGTTCCAAAGATTGTACAGTGGAATCAGAATTTAGTTACAACATTAAATCAAAGCAGAAGAAAAGCAAGAAACACTCCTTGTTGGCTAGCTTTTCTCATGACCCTAAAAATACCGATAAGAAGGACAATTTGCGGTCAGGTATCATTGTATTGTCATCTAGCATTCCTAAGGATGGGCTTCCCTATATCCAACCACCTCTGCTCAAAAAGATAAATAAATTTGAAAACAAGAATAAACATGAGCAAAAGAACTGGAAGGCTCTATTAGAACCATTCACTGAGACTGAAACCAAAATCCTAGACAAACTCACCATACGTTTGAAATGCATTCAGTCGAACAATAGTACTGAACATCATCCGCCAGATATTACATCAATATCAACAGAGCTTGTTTGCTTAACTACAAGGTCGATAAACTCAATCCCAGTTAAGTTGGATGCACAGCTCCTCCTAAGCACCGAAAAGGTAGACAGTATCAAAGAATTACACAAgaaatattttgaaaagcTGAAGTCATTGCAGGAAAGATTCGATAGAGACTTCATTGCATTGAATGAATTATATAATTTGTCAAGGCGCCCAGATACTTTACGTGAACTAACATTTAGTGATTTTGTCACACCTCAATTAATGCACGATATAGAATGCCTTGCCAACCTCAAAGTTGATGTCCGTTCCTTATCCCACGTTTTCAAAGACCAAATGCAAACACTAAAAAATCCAGATGCTGCGGAAATAAGGCCAGGACTCATTTCTAGCACATCGTCTACTTTATTGAGTTCGACCTTTAGCGGTCATAATTCAAGCTCGAATGCGCAACAGATGGCCTTGTTCAGAGACCAGATTACACACGAGTGGGTACAAATTAGCGAACGGGAGTATGACCGTCAAATTGATGTTAATTTAGTTCTCAGTCAAGATATTAAGGAAACTTTGGTGCCAACCTTTGAAAGCTGCTTATGCTCGCGCATGTATTGCATTAAAGTAAACATCAAGTTTGAAGAACACGCTGGAACAGCCTCTTTGCAGATTCCAGTTCGTCTGAGAATGCTGGAAGCATGA